A stretch of Candidatus Neomarinimicrobiota bacterium DNA encodes these proteins:
- a CDS encoding radical SAM protein, producing the protein MRIISTTGREDLATVYTATINGKYVEFVESLQPPLDISQKWVLIVSTLSGCPIKCKICDAGDYYKGKLTIDEILSQIDYMVLKKFPDRKIKTKKFKIQFARVGEPAFNPAVLEVIDKLKTYYLADGIMPCISTIAPEGYDYFFEKLLKVKKEKYPHNFQLQFSIHTTDPDLREWLIPAKKWNLDKIAMYGERFYDPGGRKITLNFAINENSPVDSDILLKHYNPDIFLIKLTPINPTYNALHYNLAHLDFENYLKNMQNKLTDAGYEVIISIGELEENKIGSNCGQFIKKHRYTSQVNRFAYKY; encoded by the coding sequence AGCCACCCTTAGACATTTCACAGAAATGGGTACTCATTGTTTCAACTTTGAGTGGTTGCCCTATAAAATGTAAAATATGTGATGCAGGTGATTATTATAAAGGGAAATTAACTATTGATGAAATACTATCTCAAATAGACTATATGGTTCTTAAAAAATTTCCTGACAGAAAAATAAAAACAAAAAAGTTTAAGATTCAATTTGCGCGAGTTGGAGAACCAGCTTTCAATCCTGCTGTTTTAGAAGTAATCGACAAATTAAAAACTTATTATTTAGCTGATGGAATAATGCCGTGCATTTCTACAATAGCTCCAGAGGGTTATGATTACTTTTTTGAAAAACTACTTAAAGTAAAAAAAGAAAAATACCCACATAATTTCCAATTACAATTTTCTATACATACAACAGATCCTGATTTGAGAGAATGGCTAATACCTGCAAAAAAATGGAACCTGGATAAAATCGCAATGTATGGTGAAAGATTTTATGATCCCGGTGGAAGAAAAATCACCTTAAATTTTGCTATAAATGAAAATTCCCCGGTCGATTCGGATATCTTACTGAAACACTACAACCCCGATATCTTTCTTATTAAACTCACACCGATAAATCCTACCTATAATGCTCTTCATTATAATCTGGCACACCTTGACTTTGAAAATTATTTAAAAAATATGCAAAACAAATTAACTGATGCAGGTTATGAGGTTATAATAAGTATAGGAGAATTGGAAGAAAACAAAATAGGTAGTAACTGTGGTCAGTTCATAAAAAAGCACAGATATACCTCACAAGTTAATAGGTTTGCATATAAGTATTAA